Proteins encoded together in one Deinococcus detaillensis window:
- a CDS encoding alpha/beta hydrolase family protein yields the protein MTSRTHSSTRVGIISAAACLSLMLTVGCAPAITQVGAPAQTTLERQALIIDFGDVQTKAELTVPRSTAALLPTVILIPGSGPEDMDATISSFDGLGKPIKLSSIFKTISDFATSSGFAVLRYNKHYVTGPGQFDALKYYTKLDMKQMLADAENVLKAAKANPRVDAKHIYLYGWSEGSTVAAALVVRHPEIAGLIVQGPLALSWRETFLFQIREVGMPYLRSFAADGKVTDATLLKVQAGSGGLVAKGILNYIGDPNAFQTGKIAINPLLDTNKNGVLDVATELTPKILEGVVDTGFASFFGIYAPGRALPTLLEAAPKLKLPVLILQGQFDSNVPEQGARALGTALKAAGNTDATLRVYPGLGHSLGSSSSLIDDNFRPIDAAPLTDLVSWLRGHARN from the coding sequence ATGACCAGCCGAACCCATAGTTCGACCCGCGTAGGAATCATCAGCGCAGCGGCTTGCCTTTCACTGATGTTGACCGTGGGTTGTGCACCAGCCATCACCCAAGTCGGTGCGCCAGCCCAGACCACGCTCGAGCGGCAAGCCCTTATCATAGATTTCGGCGATGTGCAGACCAAGGCCGAACTGACGGTTCCGCGCTCAACTGCGGCACTTTTGCCAACCGTCATTCTGATTCCTGGCTCCGGACCGGAAGACATGGACGCCACCATTTCCAGCTTCGATGGGCTCGGCAAACCCATCAAGCTCTCGAGTATTTTCAAGACGATCAGCGATTTCGCAACGTCCAGCGGGTTCGCCGTGCTGCGGTACAACAAGCATTACGTAACGGGGCCGGGCCAGTTTGACGCCCTGAAGTATTACACCAAACTGGACATGAAGCAGATGCTCGCGGACGCCGAGAACGTGCTGAAAGCCGCCAAGGCCAATCCACGAGTGGACGCCAAGCACATCTATCTGTACGGCTGGAGCGAGGGCAGCACTGTCGCCGCCGCACTGGTCGTCCGGCATCCTGAAATCGCGGGGCTGATCGTGCAGGGGCCGCTGGCGCTCTCCTGGCGCGAGACCTTCCTCTTTCAGATCCGTGAGGTGGGCATGCCGTACCTGCGTTCATTTGCTGCCGACGGCAAAGTGACCGACGCGACCTTACTCAAAGTGCAGGCTGGGTCAGGCGGGCTGGTCGCCAAGGGTATCCTGAATTATATCGGCGACCCAAATGCGTTTCAGACGGGTAAAATAGCCATCAACCCGCTGCTCGATACCAACAAAAACGGTGTGCTCGACGTCGCAACCGAACTCACCCCCAAGATTCTCGAGGGCGTGGTCGACACGGGGTTTGCCAGCTTTTTTGGAATTTACGCTCCAGGCCGTGCACTGCCCACCTTGCTGGAGGCGGCTCCAAAGCTTAAGCTGCCCGTCCTGATCCTTCAGGGTCAGTTTGATTCGAACGTTCCCGAACAAGGCGCTCGTGCGCTTGGAACGGCGCTGAAGGCCGCTGGAAATACGGACGCCACGCTTAGGGTGTATCCGGGTCTGGGCCATTCTCTGGGAAGCTCATCAAGCCTGATCGACGACAACTTCCGCCCTATTGACGCTGCGCCGCTCACCGATCTGGTGTCGTGGTTGAGAGGGCACGCCAGGAATTGA
- a CDS encoding wax ester/triacylglycerol synthase family O-acyltransferase has product MRLPFGWGRPLWVDDPSFSLADHVSVVECPVPGGRQA; this is encoded by the coding sequence GTGCGCCTGCCATTCGGCTGGGGTCGACCGCTCTGGGTCGATGACCCCAGCTTCAGCCTCGCCGATCATGTGTCCGTGGTTGAGTGCCCGGTACCCGGAGGCCGGCAGGCC